atatatgtattacatAAACAGAATCCCGAATGATCTGGAATCATAATCTAATACAGATTTAGAAATCTATCTCTAATAGGAAACCTAATTAGGCTAATACACACACAGagatataataataattatccTAGAACATCATCAAATTAGTACTATTATTCTCAAGGTTTGTAATTGAGTTAATAAAGTGGTAAATTTTTGGGCATTTACCGCTTACATTGTTAAAATAATGATTGATATTAGTACTTTAAACAACTCTAGTTGTAAGTGAAACTTTATAACATTATCAATTCATTAGTAAAGGAAAGATTACGGGAAACTTTTGAGGGTCTTTCAATCATGTCATCGTTAGTCTTCTCCTTGCCACATACGCTTAAGTCTGCCTGAAAGTTCAACATTACCTGGTGATAATCATGAACCTTAGCAAAATCTAGTAAATGTATAGATGTCCATTCTACCAAAAGAGTTGGTTGTTGTGCATCATGCGCATTGTCAAACCGTTCTTGGCGAGCATCCCAAAGAACTTTCGAATCTGTGAACTTAAGACACTGTTTGTTGAGAACCTTTATCCATATGGCGTCTGAGAAACATTAGGACTTGAGCTTTCACCTCTTCGAACACTTTCTCTTTATCTTTTGGAGGCTTGACGGTAGCAGAACACTTTTTTCTGACGAATGTGATTTCCACGTCGGATACCTATCGATGATACTCAGTACCATGAGAATCTAGAATGTCAAACTTTGTTCGTGTATTTACAGGCATCTCCAAGAAAAATATTGAAGATGTTAGTTTGGATTAATAaaacaaattatatttaataacTATTTCAGAACAATTTTATATTAGTTGAGTGGCGATTTTCCCTGATATTTACCCTAGAAGTGAAAGAATCGGGTTGAAGAAATAAGGAGTTTGAAAGTCCCCGATGCAAGACGAAATTCCCATCAaagtaaatttcattaaaatagGAATTCTAACATATAAATTTACCTTGAATtagcaaaaatgttgaatcttctttttctttttcttttcctttgctCCGCCACCTTGAAGCTTGATGTAGCGACAAAGTAGGTTAGACCACCGAGGAGTGGCGGCCGGAGAGGGTTAGAAAAGGAGGCCGGCAGTGGTAGGGGAGAGGTGTGGCCGGCAGGGGAAATTCCTAGGTCTaggatttttttctttggatCTATGCCTAGAGAACTCAGGATTAGAGCTACGTGGTTGATAACGTGAAACAGTCGAATGAATTCGAGAAAATGAACGTAATTTTGATAATAGATATGGAGccttatatatagacattacatcaAAGATCTTGATGAATTTGAGATAAGATATTATTCCTTAACTAGCTATGCTATACTAATTAGGTCAAGTACACCAAGAATATCTAAGAGATGATTCTCCTACAATAGTTATCTCATTTTAACTGAAATTATGAAATAGTCAAAAAGgtttaaacaaaattagaaaacagtcactttttaaatatttttttcggATTGTTTTGTCGTTTCTTGcactcattttcttcttatttttccTTTCTACTCTAATTATGGTCATAAATTTACTGTCCGACAATGGATTTGAGCGTAGTTGGTACCGTTGAAAAGATCTTTCTCCCctatttcatttgataccataCCCACTCCGAACCGACCACCGTACAAGGCGCAGCAACCCTCGTAAGGGGATATCGTCGTCCATGGTCGTGCTCCAAGCTATTCTGACGGAGCTCAAGGTGTCTAATTCtagttattttcttcattttgagcATACTCATACCATATTCTTTGAAGTTTAACATAATTTCGCTTATTTAGACATTTCTCTTAGCatgtcacactaactgtcacactaccaggTGCTGAACAATGTTTAACATTTAGGATTTAAGGTCTAAATCCTAAATCCTAAAGGGTTTAACATTTTGGGTTTAGCATCACACtaattgtcacactacctatcacactaattTTCACACTACaacatgtcacactactttCTATGACTATATTGCGAGAAGAAGAaatgagagaagaagaagaagaatgacaaGATATAACGAATCTTTGCTACtattatgtgatcttgaacttctcAAATCAATTCATACGATCCAAATCGACATTAATGTTGTCATAGAGAACACCTTTAGTCACGTTACCAGTCACACAAACATTGCtctgtgacatgtagtgtgacatgtaaaTTACACTTGTATATGTGAAAAGTAATGTGACGGGTAAACTAatagtcacactacctgtcacactaccggTCACATAAAATTCGTCAGCTACACTACGAGtcacactatctgtcacactaactttgttATGTGACAAGTAATGTGACAGGTAGTATGAGGGGATTAAAGTGACTACACTCCACAATAATGTGACTTCTCATCCATTGGCAACAGTAATTCATAATAATAATGGTATGAGGGGATTTTGGTCCTCATGACCTCAGAGTAGTCTTTCAAAAAAGTCTTCGGAAAAACCAGAATTTTTCATGAACACCCAAAAACTGCTATGGGCacccatcatcatcatctactCTGATCTATACATTTCTGGCGAGCCCTACTTCAATAGCAGCCCTTGTTCCTCCACCAGCCTCATCTCAGCAACGTCCTCATCTTCAATTCGTTGTCGTTGTTGTTACCACATCCTGATTGTTACCATCGTTTCTGATCTAGGTTCCTCCCATCAATCCATGCATCAATAGTAACAACAGAAATCGATGTTGAGCTTCGCTGCTTAAAGACTCCGACTAAGAGATAGGTCTTGGGCTTTAGCTTTGATTTGAAAAGCGAGGGTTGGATTAAATTGGAGGTCGAGATCCACGTGCTGAAGGTGGTGAGTCCGACGAGGTCTGATGGGGGAGATCAGAGAAGGATGAGAGAGAAAGACATAGCAGTGACACATTGTAATTATTTATAGTTATAAGGGCAACatctaaaaaatttaaaagatttactttcttctaattttgaaaacttCGGTGATATTCTTCTAATTCAGGGTGTCAAAATGAATTCTTATAAATAAGAAACCCCAAAATAAATGTTGTTAACGAAAGagtggaaaataaaaatgaaattggaAGAGTATCGGGTCGGGTGCAGCCCATAACCCATGAAAAGGGTGCGCGtacataagaaaagaaacccTAAACACATTCACCCTATTCGACTCGTTTTCCTCTCTGCGCCTCCTTGTCTctgcttcttcatcttcccCCGTTCCCAACAGTAAGTTATCTTCAGACTTCTCTCACTTGTTCTCCCTCTACTTGTAAGAAACTTTTAATAGCTATTCCATTATCTATTGTCGTCATTGTTCAAAATCAATACTGGGTTCTGTTCTGGTTTATTTTGTACTTTAAAGCATCGTGTTCTGAATAATTTGTAGTCGGTAATAGGCACCCTTGTTAAATTCTAGGCTAAATTACATATGCTAGATAGTTGCTGCTTAGTTTTTGAACATGTTGGTTGAAGAAGCTGTGTTCAATTAGTTACATCAGCTGAACGTTTGTTTTAGCTTGGAATTGATTACTAGTTTGCTATCATTGTAAGGGAGAGGTTTAAGGATTCAAGATGGGTCGTGTTCGCACCAAGACAGTGAAGAAGTCTTCACGCCAGGTGATTGAGAGGTACTACTCCAAGATGACCTTGGACTTCCACACCAACAAGAAGATCCTGGAAGAGGTTGCCATCATTCCCTCAAAGAGGCTCCGCAACAAGATTGCTGGCTTCTCCACTCACCTGATGAAGCGTATTCAGAAGGGCCCTGTTAGGGGAATCTCACTCAAACTGCAGGAGGAAGAGCGCGAGCGTCGCATGGACTTTGTACCTGAAGAGTCTGCCATCAGGATCGATGACATCAAGGTCGATAAAGAGACCCTGGACATGCTTTCTTCTCTTGGCATGTCTGAAATTCCCGGGGTTTCTGAAGCTGAGCCGCAGGTTGTGGTGCCTAGCCAAGGATATGGCCGGGGTGCACAAGGAAAGAGGTACTAAGGTAATGGAAGCTTTCTGCTTGTGAGTTGAGGAACTACAAATTTACTTAATTCAAGTTTGCATTCAAGTATGTGGTAAATGGATCTTGTTTTGTATTTTATCTGAACGTTCACTTTATATTGCGTTTGCAAGATGGTACACTAGTTTGTGAAATGGAGTCAACATGTTTGTTGTTTTGCAAATTCTGCTGGCTTTGCTTTTGATACGGATCATATGGAGTTTATGAATGCCGCCCATGGCTTTTTAATTCAGATGTATCTAGGGCATGATTGGTTTCTTTCTATAATaacaaatatcaaatgatCTGCTTGACCAATCATATAAGCTAGATAActtacagaaaagaaaaaaaagtcttTTGAGGCCAAATCTAGTTGTGTGGCCTGGATGTGTTGAATTATCTATGATAATGTTGACACTACTAATACAGTTATAAATACTAATGTATTATCTCAAGTTCACTGACCCTTCTCTTTACATGATTCCATTAACCTTCATCACGTTACTCTGGCATCATGCATGGTGTATCTTCCTTGTTTTTAAGGTACCTCATACTAGGCCACATCTTtttttgcatatatatatctttggtCACAATTTATCCCTACAGAAATCAAATCATCTCATTGCTCCTATGACATGACAGCTGCCTCCTACGGTTCTGTTGGTGAGACATTATGGTCTTTATGTTTTGGAGTATTAGGTTTTAGCATTTGGTATTGTGCAGTGTAGGTTTAATAGGTTATAAATACAACTAGTGTTCATTGTAAAGTCTTTCTCCATGTTGAAGCGGCATAGTGTGATGGCATGTGCTGAGGGTAAACAATATAGTGTTGGTATGTTTTCGTTAACAGTCTCAGctatgttgcacggacacggCGATGCGACACGGTAAATTTGAAAAACTCCTCTTTCGACACggcaaataaaaaatatatatatatatatatgtttaatacataaaataaattaacaatacTAACACattgtccaaaaatatgaaagcaAGAGACCCTTGCACATAATTTGATGCAGAAAATCAAGTAGTCCTATACCTTGTTGCCTACACAGTTTCAGTCCTATATCACTGTACAACATTGCCTTTTTACTCTCTCAGTCCAAATCTAAACAAGCCAAGTGAAGTAAAGTTTAAAACAAAAAGTAAGAACAGTGGAAAATAAACtccacaaattatcaaattaattcacCACTATAACTGACTGACATCATTCAATAAGAGTATGAATTTCTTAGAGATATACTCACACTGAAACAATGACCTTGGTATTTCCAAATTCTGCATATGCAGATCCTGCAGCAGCATTGACAGCACCAGTCTTGAAAACTGTAAATTACGAACACACTTCAGTTTCTTTATGCGCATACTAATGCAATCGTACAGCGACATAGAAACAGATGTCACAGTCAGACCatttataaaagaaaaacattataatcagaaaccctatGAGATCTGTTGATACTTGACTATTTCACGTTTGCCTACTAATGTCTCCTCAATTTGACTTAAAGCCATGGTGGTTACTCTATAGCAGAGACTAACATTTGAGTTTTGACATAAAAGGTGATAGCTGAGATGACCAATGGTGGAGTTGATAGGAGTGTTGAGTGCACTGGAAGCGTTCAAGCTATGATCTCTGCATTTGAATGTGTTCATAATGTAAGCTTCTGTCTAACGCTTATGTGTTCTTGTTGGTAGTTGCTTTTGAAGTTTTAACAAGTAACTTAGCTTCTTTTGTCCGAATTCAGGGTTGGGGGGTTGCTGTACTTGTTGGAGTGCCAAACAAAGATGATGCGTTCAAAACCCATCCAATGAACTTCTTAAACGAGAGGACTCTTAAGGGTACTTTCTATGGTAACTACAAGCCTCGCACTGACCTTCCTCGTGTTGTGGAGATGTACATGAACAAGGTAATCACATGTTTACAATCCATTCTAGCAACCAGCTTTGGATGCTCTGATATTGTAGCAAACACTAATTTGACGTGAGAAATTATTTTGGTATGCAGGAGCTGGAAGTGGACAAATTTATCACTCACTATGTTCCTTTCTCTGAGATCAACAAGGCTTTCGATTACATGTTCGCATGACAGGGAATCCGGTGCATCATCCGCATGGAGCATTAGATCACCTGAACTCTCCTCGTTTTGATTTTAATCAACGGTTTTACTTGATGTGTTCAACTATAGACTATCCAATGATTCTATCAAACTGGGTTCAGCTACAATTGCTATTTTCCAGGTAACCTTCATATAACTAGTATAAAGTTGAAGACTTTGAGCACAAATTGAAAGACCCAGATACAAACATGAAATGAAGAATGGGATTTGATGCCAAGGTTATCAAAACACATTGTTTGAATCTGAAAACCATATTACCCGTCAAGATATACATAAGAACATTTGAAGTATATATGATAGAACCTCAATGATTAGGAAAGATCATATACCTGTGCCTTTGCTGAAAGATCATATACTTGTTCCTTTGCTTGAGAGATCCCGATCAAGAGCAGTATTGCCTAGAGATTTGAGGCTTGCGACTGAGTGAGAGGCAGAAAATGGTGTTTCTGAAATGAGATTTCGGTTTTaggttttagttttatttttttaattgtcaaaTTGCTGACGTGGCGTATCTATTGCTGATGTGGCGTGTCGGTCAACGTATCCGGAAGTCAACATTTTGCGATACTCCACGTGGCGTGCCCGATACGTAAAAAATACGTATCGTGTCGTATCGGCGTGTCGGAGCGTGTCGGACACGGCGACATGCCTCCTCTTGCCGTATCCATGCAACATAGAGTCTCAGACTAGTGTTTCAGTACTGCTGCATTGACCTTGCATCTAGAGTATCTACgtttctttttttctattcTTTTTTGGTGAGTATAGAGGGCTTAGCAGGACTACTCTTTGCTAATAGATCGTCcttctcaaattaatttttgATATTGGTTTATCTACCATTGATAGCAAAATGCTGGTCGTGGTTTTTCCTCTTTTTACCTTTTTATTTCTATAATAAACTTGGCAGTTATCAGTAAGCAGTTAAATATCAGTAACCAAGAAGACAGGAGTAATAAGGAACAGACTGCTACACACTTGTCCTTTCAGTATCACAAATTTTAGCAACTCCGGCAAGGAGCCAATAAGTAGGGCAGGGAGGATCCTTCATTTCCTAGTCGTGTTTGCTACTTAACTAGACTGAGGTGAACCTATGCTTGTTTGCAGGATCATTTCCCCCAGATTTTTTTATCTAAAAATTGAAAGCAGTGTCAATTACAAGTTTCACTAATGTGAGTACAGTAAAGAAACACAGGTTGAATACAGTACAATGTATTACTGAAGTAAAAgtcagttttttatttttaaatcatATGTTGGAAGGAAAGAACAAAAGATATGCTGGTTTAAGATTGCCTTGCTCGTTGTATCATAAGTTATaaatctctgtttttttttattactgAGGCAAAAATTTCATTCTATAGCTGTAAGATAAATTGCTCGCCTCTATTGCCTACATAAATGGCGGCTCACTAGAAGGACTTAGCTAATGCCACTTAATTAGGACATAACGACCTTTCTTATTGGTGAAACGAAATTGTACGTGAGCTTTTCGAGAGAAAAATTCCAGGGTCTATATATGCATGATTTTATATTTAAAGGGTGGAAGCTATATTAAACTTTCATATCATTCGATGGGATAATACCTGTGTATTTATAATaatctcttgaattttagacttCAAATAAACGTTAGCTACACTTCCATTAACTCGATATATCCACACGACTCCGAACATTCGGCCAGTGCAACACAAATAACGTAGTaaattttcattcaaactgatgaaattttgaaatggACTAATTCTCCAACGCAATGAATAACAATTACGagtgattttgtttctttcaactcaAAAGAGATTGATACTAAAGGACTGTATCAGTTGACAATCAATCGAGTCAATTCAGCACTTTCAACCTAATGACAAATCATAACAAaacaaggaaacccatttgaaCCTCACTCTACAATATTATTTCGAGTATCATAACAAAGACGACAATGCAAATAGACTTGTTAGTGTCCTCAGAATAGCATAAACCATCTAGAGAACAGCAGAGTTATCAGACTATGGTCTTGAATCCACAAGGTTTGACAAAGATCAGGAGCTACCATTGGGCGTTATCTTTTTCTTAGATGATCTTATTTCGAATTTCCTCAAGTTTCTTCAGTATCTCTCCAGGAGTTCTGTCCAACTCGTCTGCAATTTTCCTCTGTAGATCCATAGGCAAAGTTGGGTACTGCTCACATAGATCTCCATCGATAACATCCTGCATAATTAATCATTAGCAAATTGAAACATGTACATAAATCCATGTGAGATTGTAAGATAAGACATTTGAAATACTTGAAGAGTCCAAGTAACCCCAGACGCATCAAGGTAATAAACGGCAGCTGAATTACCTTAACCGGGAAATAAGCTGATCTGTAAGCCATGTGATCTCTTCCACACAAGGGGGGATGTTCTTGTCTCATATACATCTCCAGGTGAGAGAAGAAGTCAACATCATCACGAGAGGTGAATGCAAGCAATGCACCCAAACTACCCAT
This genomic interval from Argentina anserina chromosome 1, drPotAnse1.1, whole genome shotgun sequence contains the following:
- the LOC126791983 gene encoding 40S ribosomal protein S17-like → MGRVRTKTVKKSSRQVIERYYSKMTLDFHTNKKILEEVAIIPSKRLRNKIAGFSTHLMKRIQKGPVRGISLKLQEEERERRMDFVPEESAIRIDDIKVDKETLDMLSSLGMSEIPGVSEAEPQVVVPSQGYGRGAQGKRY
- the LOC126803858 gene encoding alcohol dehydrogenase 1-like encodes the protein MTLVFPNSAYADPAAALTAPVLKTVIAEMTNGGVDRSVECTGSVQAMISAFECVHNGWGVAVLVGVPNKDDAFKTHPMNFLNERTLKGTFYGNYKPRTDLPRVVEMYMNKELEVDKFITHYVPFSEINKAFDYMFA